Within the Opitutaceae bacterium TAV5 genome, the region GCGTGCGGCTGCCGCGACTACGCCCGCATCGACTTCATCCTCTGCGAACCCGACGACGACGCCGACGCGGCGGACGTTCAGGGTTCAGGGTTCAGGGTTCAGGGTTCGGGCAACGCCGCACCTGCCAACAACCCTGAACCGGAAACCCTGAACCCTGAACCGGCGCGAAGCGTCTCCCCCGGTGAGCAAAATGTTAATAACCCCCTTTATTTGCTCGAAATCAACACTCTCCCCGGCATGAAGGAAACCAGTCTCCTGCCGATGAGCGCGCGCTGCGCGGGGCTTGATTTCACCGCGCTGGTCCGCGAACTCGTCCGCCCGGCCATCCGGCGCTTCGCGCCCTGAAACATTTTCGATTTTCGATTCCCGATTTTCGATTTCCAACCAATCCGCGCATCACTCGCCACCGCAGTATCTACAAAATCACCACAACCGCGCTCGTCCGCGCCACTCCGCACTCCGCAGTCCGCATTTTCCGTGAGTCACGCTCATCTCAGCATTCCGCCGCCCGCCCGCTCCTGGACCGAGATCCCCCAGGAAATCGCGCCGCGCGCCATGTCCGCCGCCGGCCGCCGCCGCGCCGCGTTCTCGATGTGCAAGCTCATCCTCGTCTCCGCCCTCATCGGCACCACCATCTGGGCCGGTATCGAGATTTACATGACCTGGCGTCACGATCCCCGCCGCCTCGCCGATCCCACGCAATCCAGCCCCCTGCGCACCATCGCCCTCCAGCACACCAACGGCGTCCTCACCCGGGATTGGCTCGTCGAGACGCTCGCCATCCGCCCCGGCTCCACGCTCATGGGCCTGGATCTCGAAGCCCTCAAGGCCCGCCTCCTCGCCAACGGGCAGGTGCGCAACGCCATCCTCACCCGCCAGTTTCCCGACACCCTCGCCGTCACGCTCGACGAGCGCACCCCCGTCATCCGCATCCTCGTGCAGGACGAGAGCGGGCAGCCCCTCCATGCCGTCGTCTCGCAGGACGGCACCGTGTACCGCGGCATCAACTACGATCCCGCCCTGATCAGTTCGCTCCCCTGGCTCGACGGCGTCGGCCTGCGCCGGCTCTCCGGCGAAACGTTCGCGCCCGTCGCCGGCATCGACAGCGTTGCCCGGCTCCTCGAGGACACCCGCACCTGGACGCCCGCCCTCGCCCCCGAGTTCAGCATCGTCTCCCTCGTCCGCTATGCCGATGACGGCATCCTCATCGTCAACACCACCCGCGGAGAGCAATTCCTCTTCGGCACCTCCGACGATTTTTTCCGCCAGCTCGCCCGGCTCGACTACATCCTCGAACAGGCCCGCCAGGCTCCCGACGCCCGCCCGCTCCAGTCCGTCAACCTCGCTCTCGGCCGCCAGGTTCCGATCCGCTTCCAGGCTCCCCCCGCACCCGCCCCGGCCGCACCCGCGCCACGCCGGGCCGTCGCGCGCCAGCAACCGGCGGCGGCCCCGCAACCGCAACCGGAACCCGCCCTGCGCCAGATCGTCATCCCGGCTCCGCCCGCCGAAGCCGGGACCCCGGCGCACACGCCGCCGCCGCAGCAACAGCCGCAGCCGCAGGCGCCGGCCGGCCGGCTGCTCCCGCCGACCCGCCCCGGCGCCCAGCCGCAAACGCAGACATCCGTCCTCCCCCGCATCGCCTTCCACATCTAGCCTTCTCCTGCCATGTCCAGATCCAGATTTGTCGGAGCCGTTGAAATCGGCACCTCCCAGGTCACCGTTCTCATCGGCGAAGTCACCGCCGGCCGCGCCCTCCACATCATCGGGTTTGGCGAGGCCTCCTCGTCCGGCATCATCAAAGGCGCCGCGGTTGACTTCCGCCGGGCCAGCGATGCCGTCCACCGCGCCATCTCCGACGCCGAGAGAAACGCCCGCGTCCACATCGACGAAGTCTTCCTCGCCCAGACCGGCAGCCACCTCGACGGCTTCTGCAACGAGGCGACCATCAACGTCAGCGCCGCCGACAACATGGTCAGCCAGATCGATATCGACACCGTCTGCGGCCTCGCCAAGGGCCGGAAACTCCCCGAAGGCCGCGTCGTTGTCCATCATCTCCCCGGCCCCTTCCGCCTCGACGGGCGCCTCACGCCCGACCCCGAGCACCTCAGCGGCCAGCGCCTCGAAGCGCAGTACTGGACGGTCCACGGCGACGAGCGCAAGATCGCCGACCACATCCACATCATCAAGGGCTTCAACCTGCCCGTCACCCAGCTCATCCTCTCCGGCCTGGCGTCCGGCACCGTGCTCACCTCCGCCGAGGACCGGCAAAACGGCGTCCTCGTCATCGACATCGGCGCCGGCGCCACCGACTACATCCTCTATCGCCACGGCTGCGCCCACACCGCCGGTGTCGTCGCCGTCGGCGGTTCCCACGTCACCAACGACCTTTCGCTCGGCCTGCGCGTCACCGAAGGCCAGGCCGACAAGCTGAAACACCTCTACGGCCGCAGCATGGTCGCCGCCCGCGACCGTTCCGACAAGGTCTGGCTCAACGGTGACTTCGGCATCGGCGACCGCGCCTTTCCCCGCCAGACCATCGAACAGATCACCTCGGCGCGCATGTGGGAACTCTTCGAGGTCGTGAAGAAAAAGATCGGCGAGGCCTGCGCCCCCGGGAATCTCCCCGCCGGCATCGTGCTCGCCGGAGGCGCCTCGCAGATGCCTGCCACCGAGGAAGCCGCCGCCCGCGTCTTCGGCGTCAACGCCCGCCTTTGCGAACTGCCCGGCTGGGTCAACGAAAACCTCCGCCATCCGCGTTTCGCCACCGTCCTCGGCCTCCTCAGCTACGGCGGCCAGAGCCTCACCGAAGAAGCCCGCTCGCGCCGCCAGCGCCCCGGCCTCGGCAGCTTCATCAAGAAACTCATCTCCGTGTGAGGATGTTCGAAGTACCCGTTACGATTTTCCACTCACTTCGTATCCACAATCTGACGACCACATCTTTTCATACCCGTGTCCCTGATGTTTTTGATTCTGCACAAAGATCACGAAGAACGCGAAGTTTCCGGAGGCCCGGATCTTTGCGCCCTTTGCGCCCTTTGTGTAAAAATTCGTAAATTGTAATCTTCACCGCCATGTCCGACGCATCCTCTCCCGAAGACCTGCCCCTCCCCCTCCCGGTCGATGACACCGTCCTCTCCGACCGCACCGTCGCGATCAAGGTCGTCGGCGTCGGCGGCGCCGGCTCCAACTGTGTGGACCGCCTGAAAATGGAGAACCTCGAACGGCTCAACATGGCCGTCATCAACACCGATTTTCAGGCGCTCTCCGCCTCGCCCGTCCAGGAAAAAATCCTCATCGGCTCTGCCATCACCCGCGGGCTCGGCGCCGGTGGCGACCCCGAACTCGGCAGCGCCGCCGCCGATCACGACCGCGACAAGATCACCGCCGCCGTCAAGGATTGCGACCTCGTCTTTCTCGTTGCCGGCATGGGCGGCGGCACCGGCAGCGGCGCCGCGCCCACCGTCGCCGAAATTGCCTCCGAGGCCGGCGCTCTCGTCATCGCCTTTGTCACGCAACCCTTCACCTTCGAAGGCGGCCGCCGCGTCAAGCAGGCCGAGGACGGCCTCATTGCCCTGCGCAAGGTCTGCGACGCCGTCATTCCCCTTCCCAACGACATCCTCCTCCAGGAAGCCGCCGAAGGCGAAACCGCGCTCGACTCCTTCGCTCGCGCCGACGAATGGATCGGCCGCGCCGTCAAGTCGCTCTGGTCGATGCTTCACCGCACGGGCCTGATCAATCTCGATTTCGCGACGCTCCGCCAGGCGTTCCACACCCGCGGCGGCAAGACGCTCTTCGGCCTCGCTTCCGGTTCCGGCGAGCAGGCCGTGGTCGATGCCATCGAGGGGCTGAAACTCTGTCCCCTGCTCGCCACCCCCGATTTCGCCCGCAAGGCCGACCGGCTCCTGGTCAACATCGTTGGCGGTACCGACCTCACGCTCCCCAAGGTCAACGACATCATGACTGCCGTCACCGAGCAATTCGGCCGCGACTCGCACATCATCATGGGCGCTGTCATCGACGAGGACATGCAAGGCCGCGTGGACATCGTTGTCATCGGCACGACCGACATCAGCAGCCGCGGCTACACCCCTCGCCGTCCCCGCGCGACTGCCGCCGCGACACCGGCCCGTTCGCCTGCGCCTGCGACCAACACCGAGATCGGCCTGGAACTCCCCTCCGTCCCTGCTCCGGTCACACGCAAGCCCGCGTCCCGCCCCACTCCCGCCACGGAAACGACCGGCCGTTATCAGGAAGAAATGCGCGCCGCCCAGGAAGAACTCCCTCTCGAGGACCTGCCCAACCGTGGCACCTTCGAGCAGACCGACCGCAACCTCTTCGAAGGCCAGGACCTCGACATCCCCACCTACCTGCGCAAAGGCATCAAGATCGTGTTGTAACCGGTAGCGTTTTTCAGGATACAGGAGGAAAACATTGTCCTGTGTGCAAGGAGAACAACTTCCCGCCGTCGCACCAAGCATTCCTGCCAGGTAGGGAGACCAGACAGGCCCCCCCTCGCCTTCCCTTTCCCAATCCAGCCAAAAGACCTTCCGCATATCGCGGGAGGTCTTTTCTTTTCAACCCATATACATCCCTCGTGACATTGATAATGTCACGATCCCCAAAACAAATGCCCATTATTTGCGTAAATATAAAGAGTTGCCTCTTTTGTAAACATATCCCCTTCTGGGTTCTCTAACCCAGAACTTTATGCCTACCATCCCCAAACGAGTCTCGGACCGGCTTGCTGCCGGCATCAGGAAGTTCCAACCCGTATTTCTTGCAGCCAAGAATCGTGATGTAAACGAATCTGACACGGTTGTGATACTCAACGATGTCTTCGCGGAAATCCTTGGTTACGATAAATACTTTGAAGTTACCAGCGAGTTTGCCATTCGTGGCACCTACTGCGACCTCGCCATCAAGCTGGATTCCAAGCTCCAGATTCTGGTTGAAGTCAAGGCGGTGGGCATCGACCTGAAAGATCAGCACGTCAAGCAGGCTGTCGACTATGCTGCCAACCAGG harbors:
- a CDS encoding cell division protein FtsQ translates to MSHAHLSIPPPARSWTEIPQEIAPRAMSAAGRRRAAFSMCKLILVSALIGTTIWAGIEIYMTWRHDPRRLADPTQSSPLRTIALQHTNGVLTRDWLVETLAIRPGSTLMGLDLEALKARLLANGQVRNAILTRQFPDTLAVTLDERTPVIRILVQDESGQPLHAVVSQDGTVYRGINYDPALISSLPWLDGVGLRRLSGETFAPVAGIDSVARLLEDTRTWTPALAPEFSIVSLVRYADDGILIVNTTRGEQFLFGTSDDFFRQLARLDYILEQARQAPDARPLQSVNLALGRQVPIRFQAPPAPAPAAPAPRRAVARQQPAAAPQPQPEPALRQIVIPAPPAEAGTPAHTPPPQQQPQPQAPAGRLLPPTRPGAQPQTQTSVLPRIAFHI
- a CDS encoding cell division protein FtsA encodes the protein MSRSRFVGAVEIGTSQVTVLIGEVTAGRALHIIGFGEASSSGIIKGAAVDFRRASDAVHRAISDAERNARVHIDEVFLAQTGSHLDGFCNEATINVSAADNMVSQIDIDTVCGLAKGRKLPEGRVVVHHLPGPFRLDGRLTPDPEHLSGQRLEAQYWTVHGDERKIADHIHIIKGFNLPVTQLILSGLASGTVLTSAEDRQNGVLVIDIGAGATDYILYRHGCAHTAGVVAVGGSHVTNDLSLGLRVTEGQADKLKHLYGRSMVAARDRSDKVWLNGDFGIGDRAFPRQTIEQITSARMWELFEVVKKKIGEACAPGNLPAGIVLAGGASQMPATEEAAARVFGVNARLCELPGWVNENLRHPRFATVLGLLSYGGQSLTEEARSRRQRPGLGSFIKKLISV
- a CDS encoding cell division protein FtsZ — protein: MPLPLPVDDTVLSDRTVAIKVVGVGGAGSNCVDRLKMENLERLNMAVINTDFQALSASPVQEKILIGSAITRGLGAGGDPELGSAAADHDRDKITAAVKDCDLVFLVAGMGGGTGSGAAPTVAEIASEAGALVIAFVTQPFTFEGGRRVKQAEDGLIALRKVCDAVIPLPNDILLQEAAEGETALDSFARADEWIGRAVKSLWSMLHRTGLINLDFATLRQAFHTRGGKTLFGLASGSGEQAVVDAIEGLKLCPLLATPDFARKADRLLVNIVGGTDLTLPKVNDIMTAVTEQFGRDSHIIMGAVIDEDMQGRVDIVVIGTTDISSRGYTPRRPRATAAATPARSPAPATNTEIGLELPSVPAPVTRKPASRPTPATETTGRYQEEMRAAQEELPLEDLPNRGTFEQTDRNLFEGQDLDIPTYLRKGIKIVL